The segment CTATAGTCCTTGGTATGATCCATGGTGGGGTCCGTCATGGGGATGGGGCTATTACGGATATTATGGAGGATATTATCCTTATCATCATTATTTCGCTTATGCTCCGACATATTATCACAGATATGATAATGGTCGTTCTTCTTATGGCCGAAATGGTCGTTCGAGTGGTTATACGGCAAGCAGTAGTAATAGTCTGAGAAGTTCTGGCCGTTATTCTTCTGGCCGTAATGCGGGATATGTGACTTCCTCATCTTCTGGTCGTAGTTCCGGCCGTTATTCTTCAGGGAATTCAACTTCATTGAAGAGTTATGCAGCCAGCGGCCGTTCAAGTGGTCGTTCGAGCGTTGGTCGTGGATCTTCTTCAAGTACAATTGGATCTTCTTCAATCACGCGAGGAAGTGGTCGCAGTAGTGGAATTACTTCATCTTCAGCTCGTACACGCATAAGCAGTAATTCGGCGGCATCTTCTGGTCGCAGCAGCTATTCTACGGGTCGCAGTAGTTATTCTACAGGCCGTAGTAGTGGTACTTTCAACAGCCAGATAAATTCGCAGTCAAATCGTACAACGAGAAGTTTCAGCGCGCCGTCCAACTATGGAAGTGGCCGTTCAAGTGGCTCATTTAGCAGCGGCAGCATGGGCGGAGGTCGTTCAAGTGGAGGCGGTTTTAGCGGTGGTGGCCGTTCAAGTGGAAGAGGTAGATAATTTAAGGTTGATTTTGATTTAGGAGTAATGAAAAAAGTATTGACAATAGCATCAGCACTGGTACTAAGTACTGGTGCTGCTTTTTCTCAAGGTCTTACAGATGCTTACAAGTATGTACCGAATGGTGATTTGAATGGTACAGCCCGTAGTATGAGTATGGGCGGTGCTTTTGGCGCTTTGGGCGGTGATATATCTGTTTTGAATAGTAATCCGGCAGGTTTAGCTGTTTATCGTAGTTCGGAAGTAGTTGTAACGGCCGATGTGACTATGGCTTCAGCAAAGACAAACTGGCTGGGAAATAGTACGACTGCTGATAAAACCAAATTTAATTTTGATAATATTGCTTATGTAGGCTATTTCCCAACAGGAAATGATTCTGGATTATTAAGTTGGAATGTGGGCTTTTCATATAATAGGTTGAAAAATTATACTCGGAATTATTCCTTGCGCGGAAGTGGTGATATGGGTGCTTCTTTGGCAGATTATGTGGCTGCTCGTGCCAATAAAGGAAGATTGACTCCCAATGATATTGATTTTCGTAAAGATGGGAATGGCAATATTACGTATGATCCTTATGAATCAGTAGGCGACTGGTTGTCTGTCTTATCAAATGATGCTGGTTTCTTAAATTATAATGGAAAACAGTACGAATCATCTTTACGTAGTACAGCTGGTATTCCTTATACACGTTCAAATACAGAAATGCATGTACAGGAGTCAGGAGCTGTTGATCAGTACGCTTTGGCTTTTGGAACGAATATATCAGACTTCTTGCTGTTAGGAGCAACTGTATCGATAACTGATCTTCGTTATGATTTGTATTCATACTATGCAGAAGACTATGCATCCAATAAGAATAGCTATATTGAACTGAAAAACAATCTGACTACAAAAGGAACAGGATATGGCATTAACATCGGTGCAATTTGTCGTCCGGTTGATTTCTTGCGTATAGGAGTTGCCTATAATTCTCCTACGTGGTATAAAATGACTGATTATTATAATGCTAAGGGGGCTTCAGATATTGAATCATTGCCAGATAAATATGAAGCGAATTCGCCTGTAGACGCATATAGCAAATATAAATTCCGTACACCTGATAAATGGATTTTCAGTGCGGCAGCCATCTTTGGGCAGACAGCATTATTGAGCGTTGATTACGAAGTTATGAATTATCGCCGGATGTATTTGTCGGATGATTATGGTAATGCCAATGTTGAAACAAATAATGAAATAGATCAGAAATTAGGTATAGCTAATACACTTCGTGTTGGAGCGGAAGTTAAAGTGACTCCTCAGTTTTCCGTTAGGGCAGGTGCTTCGTGGTCAGGATCCGGTATGAGTTCAACATTAAGGAACGGAGATGCAGAAGTCATTACTGTGGGAACATTGCCACATTACACGTTGACAAACAACATTACCAATTATACTGTGGGTTTTGGATATCGCTTTACTCCGCAGTTCTATGTTGATGTAGCTTGCGTACTCAAAAACGTAAAAGAAGATGCATATGCATTTTCAACACTTTATTCTGATTCGGGAGAGACAATGGTGCAAGCAACTCCTTCATCATTGAAGACCAGTTCGACACGCGTAGCGTTGACATTGGGCTATAAGTTCTGATTCCGTTAGTAAAAAGTATAAGTTTTGTCCTTAAAAATCCCTTATTCGTACAAAAATGCGGATAAGGGATTTTTTATTTCTAAAAAAATTGGTGAAATAAAATGTTTTATGTTACTTTTGCATAGTAATAAAATATGTTTAACTCTTAAACCCCGATCGCCTATAGCATAACATTACTCGTAGAAATCATAAAAATAGTAGTAATGAATAAATTAGAGATGATGACAGACGAAGATCTGGTCGTCCTTTATGCAGAAGGTAATAACGCTGCTTTTGATGTCTTGTTGAACAGATACCAAAGTAGTATTCATTCCTATATTTTCTTTATTGTACGTAACAAAGAGTTGGCTGAAGATATTTTTCAGGAAACTTTTGTGAAGGTGATTATGACGATAAAACAAGGCCGTTATACCGATAATGGTAAGTTTAAAGCATGGATCACACGGATTGCGCATAACCTGATCATTGATAATTATCGTCAGGAACGTAATGAGAATACCATCTCAAATGATGAGGTTGAAGTCGATTTGTTGAATAATATCAAGTTATGCGATGGAACGATTGAAGACAAACTTGTGAAACATCAGGTTCTGTCGGATGTTCGGCGTTTGTTAAAATCATTACCGGATAATCAGCGGGAAGTTTTGGAAATGCGTTATTACCGGGATTTGAGCTTTAAAGAAATTGCAGATCTGACAGGAGTTAGTATTAATACGGCTTTAGGACGGATGCGTTATGCCATTTTGAATCTTCGCCGCTTGGCAGAAGAACATCATATAGAGTTATCATACGCATAAAGAAAAAGACAATTTTACGTGAATAAGCACAATATTTTCATAGCATATCCGTTTTTTATTTAGAACACTAAAAAACAGAATGCCTATGAAGAAAATATCTACGTCATGTTTTTCTAAGTTTGATCATTCATTGAAAGCGCAGAATACAGATCTGGAAGTAAAGCCAACTCGGCAGACATTAGATTTTTTACGACAGTTTGCACGTTCTTATCATGCAGAATCTTCTTTAGATTCAGGCTTATGTGGCTTCGTTATGAACTGATCAACGATAGATGAAAAGAGAATACATTGGTTTGTATTCTCTTTTTTTATACCTTTGCTTAAAATTTAAATGTCCTTTATGAAACAGTTGATAGCTCCTTCCTTATTGGCTGCTGATTTTATGAATTTGCAGCGAGACGTTGAAATGATTAATCAGAGTGAGGCAGATTGGTTACATTTGGATATTATGGATGGTGTGTTTGTCCCTAATATTTCTTTCGGTTTTCCTATATTGAAAGGACTGAAAAAAATTTGCCGAAAACCGATGGATGTTCATCTGATGATTGTTGAACCGCATAAATTTATTCGTGAAGTGGCTGAGACGGGTGCATATCTGATGAATGTACATTATGAAGCATGTACGCATTTACATCGGACTATCGCTGGTATTCATGAAGCCGGCATGAAAGCGGGCGTTACGTTAAATCCTCATTCTCCAGTCAGTTTGTTGGAAGATATTGTTCAGGATGTTGAAGTCGTGATGTTGATGTCTGTTAATCCGGGATATGGAGGACAGAAGTTTATCGAGCATACTGTAGAGAAAACCCGTCAGTTGCGTGAGATGATAGATCGGAAAGGCTTGAATACGTTGATTGAAATAGACGGTGGCGTTAACTTTGAAACGGGCAAACGCTTATTGGATGCGGGAGCAGATGTTTTGGTTGCCGGTAGTTTTGTCTTTAGTGCTGCTGATCCCGCTTCTGTTATTAAAGAGCTTAAAGCTCTCAAGTAGTTGAGTTATAAGACAAAGTACTCAACTGCTGATTTTCGATATTTTATTATTATTCAAAACTGAAACTATGACAAAGGAATTAAGAAAGCGGCCCTTTGCCAGGCCGCTTTTTATTTGGATTAGCGGAATATGCTTTTCGGTATATATAC is part of the Parabacteroides sp. AD58 genome and harbors:
- a CDS encoding OmpP1/FadL family transporter; amino-acid sequence: MKKVLTIASALVLSTGAAFSQGLTDAYKYVPNGDLNGTARSMSMGGAFGALGGDISVLNSNPAGLAVYRSSEVVVTADVTMASAKTNWLGNSTTADKTKFNFDNIAYVGYFPTGNDSGLLSWNVGFSYNRLKNYTRNYSLRGSGDMGASLADYVAARANKGRLTPNDIDFRKDGNGNITYDPYESVGDWLSVLSNDAGFLNYNGKQYESSLRSTAGIPYTRSNTEMHVQESGAVDQYALAFGTNISDFLLLGATVSITDLRYDLYSYYAEDYASNKNSYIELKNNLTTKGTGYGINIGAICRPVDFLRIGVAYNSPTWYKMTDYYNAKGASDIESLPDKYEANSPVDAYSKYKFRTPDKWIFSAAAIFGQTALLSVDYEVMNYRRMYLSDDYGNANVETNNEIDQKLGIANTLRVGAEVKVTPQFSVRAGASWSGSGMSSTLRNGDAEVITVGTLPHYTLTNNITNYTVGFGYRFTPQFYVDVACVLKNVKEDAYAFSTLYSDSGETMVQATPSSLKTSSTRVALTLGYKF
- the rpe gene encoding ribulose-phosphate 3-epimerase; this translates as MKQLIAPSLLAADFMNLQRDVEMINQSEADWLHLDIMDGVFVPNISFGFPILKGLKKICRKPMDVHLMIVEPHKFIREVAETGAYLMNVHYEACTHLHRTIAGIHEAGMKAGVTLNPHSPVSLLEDIVQDVEVVMLMSVNPGYGGQKFIEHTVEKTRQLREMIDRKGLNTLIEIDGGVNFETGKRLLDAGADVLVAGSFVFSAADPASVIKELKALK
- a CDS encoding RNA polymerase sigma factor gives rise to the protein MNKLEMMTDEDLVVLYAEGNNAAFDVLLNRYQSSIHSYIFFIVRNKELAEDIFQETFVKVIMTIKQGRYTDNGKFKAWITRIAHNLIIDNYRQERNENTISNDEVEVDLLNNIKLCDGTIEDKLVKHQVLSDVRRLLKSLPDNQREVLEMRYYRDLSFKEIADLTGVSINTALGRMRYAILNLRRLAEEHHIELSYA